A single window of Malus sylvestris chromosome 5, drMalSylv7.2, whole genome shotgun sequence DNA harbors:
- the LOC126623658 gene encoding uncharacterized protein LOC126623658 isoform X2: MAENPKLDSGSEEVYGLEEKMSTQKISVSDHINEFHYTADKSDSFVIDMESFSHGGTDKDVTANSRVSRNVSRKWSQRGGEKKIIRNVKSNDKEVSSTTASPFGSSTPEKSPLAVGTIDQSSNPHVHHQITVTAANIGTTTEGRCVVRRNSFRRSSSWRIDPKRVLFFFATMSSIGTILLIYFTLSIAKYNADETSIDWQQ, encoded by the exons ATGGCGGAAAATCCGAAGTtg GATTCGGGTTCTGAGGAGGTTTATGGATTAGAAGAGAAAATGAGCACCCAGAAAATATCGGTTTCAGATCATATAAACGAGTTTCACTACACCGCCGATAAATCTGACAGCTTCGTCATCGACATGGAAAGCTTCTCCCATGGCGGCACCGATAAAGATGTCACTGCAAATTCTAGAGTCTCG AGAAACGTTTCCCGGAAATGGTCTCAGAGAGGTGGGGAGAAGAAGATAATCCGAAACGTCAAATCAAATGACAAAGAAGTTTCATCTACAACAGCTTCACCTTTCG GGTCTAGCACGCCTGAAAAGTCCCCACTAGCTGTTGGGACCATAGATCAATCGAGCAACCCACACGTTCATCATCAGATCACAGTCACTGCAGCCAACATTGGCACCACCACCGAAGGGAGGTGCGTTGTCCGGAGGAATAGTTTCCGGCGCTCTTCCTCCTGGCGCATTGATCCCAAGAGGGTTCTCTTCTTCTTTGCCACCAT GTCAAGCATTGGAACAATCTTACTCATATACTTCACCCTTTCTATTGCCAAGTACAATGCAGATGAAACCAGTATTGACTGGCAGCAATGA
- the LOC126623658 gene encoding uncharacterized protein LOC126623658 isoform X1, with protein MAENPKLDSGSEEVYGLEEKMSTQKISVSDHINEFHYTADKSDSFVIDMESFSHGGTDKDVTANSRVSRNVSRKWSQRGGEKKIIRNVKSNDKEVSSTTASPFATVVGSSTPEKSPLAVGTIDQSSNPHVHHQITVTAANIGTTTEGRCVVRRNSFRRSSSWRIDPKRVLFFFATMSSIGTILLIYFTLSIAKYNADETSIDWQQ; from the exons ATGGCGGAAAATCCGAAGTtg GATTCGGGTTCTGAGGAGGTTTATGGATTAGAAGAGAAAATGAGCACCCAGAAAATATCGGTTTCAGATCATATAAACGAGTTTCACTACACCGCCGATAAATCTGACAGCTTCGTCATCGACATGGAAAGCTTCTCCCATGGCGGCACCGATAAAGATGTCACTGCAAATTCTAGAGTCTCG AGAAACGTTTCCCGGAAATGGTCTCAGAGAGGTGGGGAGAAGAAGATAATCCGAAACGTCAAATCAAATGACAAAGAAGTTTCATCTACAACAGCTTCACCTTTCG CTACTGTTGTAGGGTCTAGCACGCCTGAAAAGTCCCCACTAGCTGTTGGGACCATAGATCAATCGAGCAACCCACACGTTCATCATCAGATCACAGTCACTGCAGCCAACATTGGCACCACCACCGAAGGGAGGTGCGTTGTCCGGAGGAATAGTTTCCGGCGCTCTTCCTCCTGGCGCATTGATCCCAAGAGGGTTCTCTTCTTCTTTGCCACCAT GTCAAGCATTGGAACAATCTTACTCATATACTTCACCCTTTCTATTGCCAAGTACAATGCAGATGAAACCAGTATTGACTGGCAGCAATGA
- the LOC126623657 gene encoding probable pyruvate, phosphate dikinase regulatory protein, chloroplastic: MNASSTLSFPNLAPARRTSHANPQPVLKPPIAASSSVSEPGSEPHARKIKGSPQLTRWSRARSVRSGRKLDRAGQRTQLLDPNPPLQSTDHVSLDPNDSTASGSDDSDDGTEMTAGKSIYMVSDGTGWTVEHSVNAALGQFEHCLVDRGCAVNTHLFSGIDDVERLMEIVKQAAKEGSLLVYTLADPSMAESARQACRHWGIPTTDMLGPITEAIATHLGVSPSGLPRGAPGRSFPLTDEYFCRIEAIEFTIKQDDGALPQNLHKADIVLAGVSRTGKTPLSIYLAQKGYKVANVPIVMGVQPPKTLFEVDPEKVFGLTINPLVLQTIRTARAKTLGFSEGMKGNYSEMVHVKQELEFARRILAQNPVWPVIEVTGKAIEETAAVVLRLYHDRKHKCSMPRISKRY, encoded by the exons atgaatgCTTCTTCCACCTTGAGCTTCCCGAACCTCGCTCCCGCGCGCCGAAccagtcatgcaaatccccagCCAGTTCTCAAACCTCCCATCGCCGCCTCCTCCTCCGTATCCGAACCCGGATCGGAACCACATGCCCGGAAAATCAAGGGCAGCCCTCAGCTGACTCGATGGTCCCGGGCACGGTCCGTACGCTCAGGTCGGAAATTGGACCGCGCTGGTCAGAGGACCCAATTGCTGGATCCGAACCCTCCGCTGCAGTCTACAGACCACGTCTCGTTAGATCCCAATGATAGTACCGCATCGGGAAGTGACGATAGCGACGATGGCACGGAGATGACGGCAGGGAAGTCGATATACATGGTTTCTGACGGAACTGGGTGGACGGTGGAGCACTCCGTCAACGCTGCGTTGGGGCAGTTCGAGCATTGCTTGGTCGACCGGGGCTGCGCCGTCAATACCCATTTGTTTTCTGGG ATTGATGATGTAGAGAGGTTGATGGAGATTGTAAAGCAAGCAGCAAAAGAAGGTTCTCTGCTTGTGTACACTTTAGCTGACCCGTCAATGGCAGAGTCTGCTCGGCAAGCATGTAGGCACTGGGGCATACCAACGACAGATATGTTGGGCCCAATCACAGAGGCCATTGCTACCCATTTGGGTGTTTCGCCCTCCGGCCTCCCTCGTGGGGCCCCAGGCCGGAGCTTTCCTCTCACCGATGAGTACTTTTGCAGGATTGAAGCCATTGAGTTTACCATCAAACAAGATGATGGGGCATTGCCCCAGAACTTGCACAAGGCTGACATTGTTCTTGCCGGAGTTTCACGAACTGGGAAGACCCCGTTATCGATTTATCTTGCGCAGAAAGGTTACAAGGTTGCAAATGTGCCTATTGTGATGGGGGTTCAGCCGCCAAAGACCCTCTTTGAGGTTGACCCGGAAAAGGTTTTTGGTCTGACTATCAATCCTCTAGTGTTGCAAACAATTAGAACGGCAAGAGCAAAGACTCTGGGGTTCAGTGAAGGAATGAAGGGTAACTATTCCGAGATGGTTCATGTCAAACAGGAGCTGGAGTTTGCTCGAAGGATTCTTGCACAGAATCCTGTATGGCCAGTAATTG AAGTAACAGGAAAAGCAATAGAAGAAACTGCAGCTGTTGTATTGAGACTTTATCATGACCGGAAGCACAAGTGCTCTATGCCAAGAATATCGAAACGCTACTAG